The Acidimicrobiales bacterium nucleotide sequence GCCCGCGCCGTCGACCTGCCCGTCGAGCTCGACTTCATGGCCGTGTCCTCTTATGGCAGCGCCACCAAGACCAGCGGGGTCGTCCGCATCGTCAAAGACCTCGACGCCGACCTCACGGGGCGCGACGTGATCGTGGTCGAGGACATCGTCGACAGCGGGCTCACGCTCAACTACCTGTTGAAGAACCTCGCCACCCGGCAGCCCGCCACCCTCGAGGTCTGCGCGCTGATCGTCAAGGAGGGCCAGCAGAAGGTGGAGCCGAACCTGCGCTACGTCGGGTTCCGGCTCCCCAACACCTTCCTGGTCGGCTACGGGCTCGACGTCGCCGAGCGCTACCGCAACCTTCGCGAGGTGCGCACCTACCTGGGTCCGTAGCGGAACGGGCCCGGCTGCTCGGACCGGATCGGGCGTCGCTAGCCTCGGTCGCACCGTGTCCGAGAAGCCCGCCCCCAGGAGATCCAGGTCCCGGCGCCGATGGCTCGTGCCCGCAGTGGCCGTCGTCGTCCTCGCCGCCGTGGTGGCGTTCGTGGCGCTCCGTGGCGGGCCGGGGCGCACCGACATCGACCTCGTCCGGTACGAGGAGCGCATCGCCGCCGGCGAGGTGGCCACCGCCGAGATCCAGGACCGCGACAACACCGTCCAGGGCGAGCTGACCGACGGGACCCGCTACGAGGTCGCCTACCCCAACGACTACGCCGAGGCCCTCACCACCCAGCTCGTCGACGCCGGGGTGGAGATCCAGACCGACAACCAGGCCGAGTCGCTCCTCACCCAGCTGCTCTTCCAGCTCCTCCCGGTGGTGCTGCTCGTCGGCGCCTTCCTGTGGCTCATCACGAGCATGCAAGGTGGCGGCGGGCCCATGGGTCGGTTCAGCAAGACCAAGGCCCGCAAGGCCGAGAAGGACCTCCCCGTCGTCACGTTCGCCGACGTCGCCGGGTGCGACGAGGCGATCGAGGAGCTCGCCGAGATCCGCGACTTCCTCGCCGAGCCCGACCGCTTCATGGCCATGGGCGCCAAGATCCCCAAGGGCGTCCTGCTCTTCGGTCCCCCCGGCACCGGGAAGACGCTCCTGGCGCGGGCGGTGGCCGGCGAGGCGGGGGCGCCGTTCTTCTCCATCTCGGGGTCCGACTTCGTCGAGATGTTCGTCGGGGTCGGCGCCAGCCGGGTGCGCAACCTCTTCGAGCAGGCCAAGGCCGAGGCCCCGGCGATCATCTTCGTCGACGAGATCGACGCCGTCGGCCGGCACAGGGGGGCCGGGCTCGGCGGCGGTCACGACGAGCGCGAGCAGACGCTCAACCAGCTCCTCGTGGAGATGGACGGCTTCGACGTCAGCGCCGGCGTGATCATGATCGCCGCCACGAACCGGCCCGACATCCTCGACCCCGCGCTGCTGCGCCC carries:
- the hpt gene encoding hypoxanthine phosphoribosyltransferase; amino-acid sequence: MPPSDDPDLGELAIGPDELQQRIEQLGAEITVDYQGRRPLLIGVLKGAVMFMADLARAVDLPVELDFMAVSSYGSATKTSGVVRIVKDLDADLTGRDVIVVEDIVDSGLTLNYLLKNLATRQPATLEVCALIVKEGQQKVEPNLRYVGFRLPNTFLVGYGLDVAERYRNLREVRTYLGP